One region of Erythrolamprus reginae isolate rEryReg1 chromosome 12, rEryReg1.hap1, whole genome shotgun sequence genomic DNA includes:
- the TIMM8B gene encoding mitochondrial import inner membrane translocase subunit Tim8 B codes for MAAELGQEAEVAELQRLVAAEEQRARLTAQVHTFMEACWEKCVDKPGSKLDSRTETCLANCVNRFIDTTLSVTNRFAQLMQKGGH; via the exons ATGGCGGCCGAGCTGGGCCAGGAGGCCGAAGTGGCCGAGCTGCAGAGGCTGGTGGCAGCCGAGGAGCAGCGGGCGCGCCTCACGGCCCAG GTCCACACCTTCATGGAAGCCTGCTGGGAGAAGTGCGTGGACAAGCCAGGCTCCAAGCTGGACTCCCGGACAGAGACCTGCCTGGCCAACTGCGTCAACCGCTTCATCGACACCACCTTGTCTGTCACCAACCGCTTTGCACAGCTCATGCAGAAGGGCGGCCACTGA
- the SDHD gene encoding succinate dehydrogenase [ubiquinone] cytochrome b small subunit, mitochondrial, translated as MAAALRLWRAGPAAVVLSKYLLARPVAVLVRPIEDYHQRHHQICKFHTSPRSLAASKAATLHWTSERAVSILLLGLLPAAYLYPGAAVDYSLAAALTLHGHWGLGQLLTDYVHGKTSIKLANAGLYLLSAVTFAGLCYFNYHDVGICRAVAMLWSL; from the exons ATGGCGGCGGCACTGCGGCTGTGGCGGGCCGGTCCTGCGGCCG TTGTCCTGAGCAAGTATCTCTTGGCCAGACCAGTGGCTGTCTTGGTTAGACCAATTGAGGACTATCATCAACGTCATCATCAGATATGCAAATTTCACACATCTCCCAGGAGTTTGG CTGCTTCAAAGGCCGCCACTCTCCATTGGACCAGCGAGCGGGCGGTCAGCATCCTCCTGCTCGGACTTCTGCCAGCAGCCTATCTGTATCCCGGAGCAGCTGTGGATTACTCCCTGGCAGCCGCCCTCACACTCCACGGGCACTG GGGCCTGGGGCAACTTCTGACTGACTACGTCCACGGAAAGACTTCCATTAAACTGGCCAACGCTGGGCTCTACCTACTTTCGGCagtcacctttgccggcctctgctACTTCAACTACCACGACGTGGGCATCTGCAGGGCAGTGGCAATGCTGTGGAGCCTCTGA
- the IL18 gene encoding interleukin-18: MKRAKMCSDMIQMLPVILDPEGNLYFEEQVLQTDSWNKSGKCERAQIFRNPNNHVLVAQPADEDSTAIFQRITDQEILNVSGIKFDIHSYQDSKPKGLSVAFTVEYNSQIYHMFVERKENKMKVNFKAGPIPKYIAGDTSNIIFIKTRFSSGSQQFYKFESALERGHFLAFDEVSDRPRLVVKKVDPPDEVDEFIKLFHGAFP, from the exons AGAGCCAAGATGTGCAGCGATATGATCCAGATGCTGCCGGTGATTTTGGACCCCGAAGGCAATCTCTACTTCGAAG AACAAG TTTTACAAACAGACAGCTGGAACAAATCAGGAAAATGTGAACGTGCCCAAATCTTCCGAAATCCAAATAATCACGTGCTCGTAGCACAGCCAGCTGATGAAGATTCCACTGCAATATTTCAACGCATTACAGACCAGGAGATTCTGAACG TGTCAGGAATCAAATTTGACATCCATAGTTACCAAGACTCCAAGCCAAAGGGACTGTCCGTAGCCTTCACTGTGGAATATAACAGCCAGATTTACCACATGTttgtggagagaaaggaaaacaaaatgaagGTGAATTTTAAG GCAGGGCCAATTCCCAAATACATCGCAGGAGACACCAGCAACATCATCTTCATCAAAACACGGTTTTCGAGCGGCAGCCAACAATTCTACAAGTTCGAATCTGCTCTGGAACGTGGCCATTTCCTAGCCTTTGACGAAGTCAGCGATAGGCCCAGGCTGGTGGTCAAGAAGGTAGACCCGCCAGATGAAGTGGATGAATTCATCAAGCTCTTCCACGGTGCATTCCCCTGA